The proteins below come from a single Tenuifilum thalassicum genomic window:
- the rsmI gene encoding 16S rRNA (cytidine(1402)-2'-O)-methyltransferase, protein MSKLYIVPTPIGNLADITLRALETLKSVNLILAEDTRTSSKLLKHYGISTPLKSHHKFNEHQTVEHIANRIEAGESVALISDAGTPGISDPGFLLVRTCHEKGIDIECLPGATAFIPALIQSGFPCDRFIFEGFLPQKKGRNKRLEALKDEERTIILYESPFRIIKLLEQLQSIFGNERMVSISRELTKLHEETIRGTVAQVFEHFKAKPPKGEFVVIIEGKGK, encoded by the coding sequence ATGTCAAAACTCTATATTGTCCCTACTCCTATAGGGAATCTGGCCGATATCACATTACGCGCTTTGGAGACGCTTAAAAGCGTAAACCTAATTCTTGCCGAAGATACCCGAACAAGTAGTAAGCTGCTGAAACACTATGGTATTTCTACACCTCTAAAATCGCATCATAAATTCAACGAACATCAAACTGTTGAACATATAGCCAATCGCATTGAAGCAGGTGAATCGGTTGCTCTAATATCCGATGCAGGTACACCAGGAATTTCTGACCCAGGATTTTTGCTAGTTCGTACTTGTCATGAAAAGGGAATTGACATAGAATGCCTTCCAGGCGCCACTGCCTTTATTCCTGCGCTTATTCAAAGCGGATTCCCATGCGATAGGTTTATTTTCGAAGGTTTTTTACCACAAAAGAAAGGTCGAAATAAAAGGTTAGAGGCCTTAAAGGACGAGGAACGAACCATAATTCTCTACGAATCGCCATTCCGGATTATCAAACTTCTTGAACAGCTACAATCCATCTTTGGTAATGAACGTATGGTAAGCATTTCCCGAGAGCTTACCAAGTTACATGAGGAGACCATTCGCGGAACAGTTGCTCAAGTTTTTGAGCATTTTAAGGCCAAACCACCTAAAGGAGAGTTTGTTGTGATAATAGAAGGTAAGGGCAAATAG
- a CDS encoding thymidine kinase, with protein sequence MPFLENPVSGKRKGYIEVIAGSMFSGKTEELIRRLKRAKYAKQRVEIFKPIIDTRYSEEEVVSHDANSIHSTPVSSSGNILMLAQNVDVVGIDEAQFFDMNLPNVCNQLADMGIRVIVAGLDMDFRGKPFGPMPHLMAIAEYVTKVHAICVHCGDLAQYSHRKTDADKLVLLGETDVYEPLCRLCYNKVTQENDK encoded by the coding sequence ATGCCTTTTTTAGAAAATCCGGTTAGCGGCAAACGTAAGGGATACATTGAGGTTATTGCTGGTTCGATGTTTTCAGGCAAAACCGAGGAACTTATTCGCAGGCTTAAGCGAGCTAAATATGCTAAGCAGCGGGTTGAGATTTTTAAGCCCATTATCGACACAAGGTACTCAGAGGAGGAAGTAGTGTCGCACGATGCAAACTCAATACATTCAACACCTGTATCATCTTCGGGAAATATTTTAATGCTTGCTCAAAATGTAGATGTGGTAGGGATTGATGAGGCTCAATTCTTCGATATGAACCTTCCAAATGTTTGCAACCAGCTAGCCGATATGGGAATAAGGGTTATAGTTGCAGGTCTTGATATGGATTTCAGGGGAAAACCTTTTGGGCCAATGCCTCATCTAATGGCTATTGCCGAGTACGTTACGAAGGTGCATGCTATTTGTGTTCATTGCGGCGACCTTGCACAATACTCGCACCGAAAAACTGATGCCGATAAACTTGTACTGCTTGGCGAAACTGATGTTTACGAACCCCTTTGTAGGCTATGTTACAACAAGGTAACACAGGAGAATGATAAGTAA
- a CDS encoding DUF3592 domain-containing protein — translation MKSKADISFKISRKLFWFITIMILLLPITTRYRLLIWGEYTKGVVVGVEDVQLSILQGLGPDKFPVIQFATKDRQIIEFFGPENFDYPIGKELWVVYDTENPNKNTLLTLGALYASKKSILPGILFIIWMAFYFAFKTNN, via the coding sequence TTGAAGTCAAAAGCTGACATATCATTCAAAATTTCAAGGAAGCTATTCTGGTTTATAACCATAATGATTTTACTATTGCCTATTACCACACGTTATCGATTACTAATTTGGGGAGAATACACTAAAGGAGTTGTTGTTGGTGTAGAGGATGTGCAACTCTCAATTTTACAGGGACTTGGACCCGACAAGTTTCCTGTTATTCAGTTTGCTACAAAAGATAGACAGATAATTGAATTTTTTGGTCCCGAAAACTTTGACTACCCAATTGGAAAGGAGTTATGGGTTGTTTACGATACAGAAAACCCGAACAAAAATACTCTGTTAACTTTAGGCGCTTTGTATGCAAGCAAGAAATCAATTTTGCCTGGTATCCTATTCATAATCTGGATGGCATTTTACTTTGCCTTTAAAACAAATAATTAG
- a CDS encoding DUF2914 domain-containing protein: MQKINKIENIFGPVGTISGYIIAIVGVVVLFSSLKGLVFISIGLFVGFTSNVAYVDFDKKRCRNAIKFFGIFPVGKWVDIDKSMALSLKKSTKAWRTYSITNRTYDHADGDYKIELLNKDKKVIGELERFKKLDEAKMDLSLYSERLNLPII; this comes from the coding sequence ATGCAAAAAATCAATAAAATAGAGAATATTTTTGGGCCAGTTGGGACTATTTCTGGTTATATAATTGCAATTGTTGGGGTAGTTGTGCTGTTCAGCTCTTTAAAAGGTTTGGTTTTTATATCAATAGGCCTTTTTGTTGGTTTTACATCAAACGTTGCCTATGTCGATTTCGATAAAAAGAGGTGCCGTAACGCTATCAAGTTTTTTGGAATTTTTCCAGTTGGTAAGTGGGTTGATATTGATAAATCGATGGCTTTATCATTAAAAAAGTCGACTAAAGCATGGCGTACATATAGCATAACTAATCGAACTTATGACCATGCCGATGGCGATTATAAGATAGAACTTCTGAATAAGGACAAAAAGGTAATTGGTGAGTTAGAGCGATTTAAAAAGTTGGATGAAGCAAAGATGGACTTATCGCTTTATTCGGAAAGACTTAACCTGCCAATTATATAA
- a CDS encoding C25 family cysteine peptidase, with amino-acid sequence MKRVLLSTLLILFGLISFSQSKNYNGYKVSYEETKGSVVLTFVIDTFDVAVKEINGQQFTTIKFPHGVNTFKKGFAELPMLNTALQIGDQNDVVISAEGEGFTEIKLDYPLLPSRGTIYRDQDPEKVPYVIAPESMVDAWYPGELAESTDPFVFRDTRGVNIYAYPFEYNAVKQVLRVYKSVKVVIKENTKKSTNPIKVKPSKVDASVNEIYKSLYINYSDTKFSNQLDEFGDMLVIYTSRDASAIQPYIEWKRQKGFNVTTQQVSAGTNVKSIIQNAYSANPNLLYVQLVGDWADIKSDLGTGQNAPMDPYLGCVSGNDYYPELIIGRFSANNSSQVTVQVNKAINYEKNPDMSGTWYKATLGMARNEGAGAGDDSEGDDQHMENIRLRLLSPSYNYTTFYREYDGNSSYVSSNTTASIISSRINSGVSVLNYCNHGLETGWSVGNYSSSDVVNLSNGNKLPVIFSVACVVGKFHRTGGDCFAETWLKKENGGAVATIMSTINQPWQPPMRGQDYFNDILIGGYNYSSNPGNGTSTTASDKRTTFGSITFNGDVLMLAEQYTNTDTRETFQTWTIFGDASLQIRTNTPSALSVTAGDVTGSPYTVTVKSNGSPVQNALVALYQNGNTYRAFTNSQGVASITHSLSSGSATLTVTGYNLGTYQGTVNVGTSGTAPATPSGLSTSNITTNSAKLSWSAVSGATSYDVQIRPQGGSYSTYNVTTNSYNASGLSANTTYEWHVRAKNSYGTSSYSSIKSFTTQANPTGVSLPYSQSFSSSSLPSGWTTQNTGSGITERWSVSNSNKAGGSAYEMKCSYQNVNPGTTRLITPAINTVGKSQITLTFKHMFDAYSSGATLRVQTSNDKSSWTNTTWSKSTSTSNITARTETVTITTNLNSSTTYIAFVVEGNIYNIDYWYIDDVSVTAGSAASTPTVTTGSVSNVTSSSATVSGNVTSDGGASVTARGICYSTSQNPTISNSKVASGSGTGSFSATLTGLSPNTTYYARAYATNAQGTSYGSQVSFTTESGSSVSYCTSKGKNSSYEWIDLVQFAGINRTSGNDGGYKDMTSMQATVNPGSSYTIYISAGFSSSSYTEYWAIWIDFNHNGTFEDSEKVVSGSSSSSSTLSATVSIPSTATLGVTRMRVSMKYNAAPTACETFTYGEVEDYSVNITSRRSDDTNPTIFADELGNENPEIISLFPNPANSILNVRVKGLVGDLPVRIFDIQGRLVKETSTQGDVQTIDVSNLSSGIYIIEVLDEREPLRKQFIKQ; translated from the coding sequence ATGAAAAGAGTTTTACTAAGTACATTGCTAATTTTATTTGGATTGATATCGTTTTCGCAATCCAAAAATTACAATGGGTACAAGGTAAGCTACGAGGAAACAAAAGGTTCTGTAGTACTTACATTTGTAATTGACACGTTTGATGTGGCTGTTAAGGAAATAAATGGCCAACAGTTCACAACTATTAAGTTTCCGCATGGAGTGAATACTTTTAAGAAGGGATTCGCAGAGCTTCCCATGCTTAACACCGCGCTACAAATTGGCGATCAAAACGATGTTGTGATTTCAGCAGAAGGAGAGGGATTTACCGAAATAAAGCTTGATTATCCTCTATTGCCTTCACGTGGTACTATTTACCGCGATCAGGACCCTGAAAAAGTACCTTATGTAATTGCTCCTGAGTCGATGGTAGATGCTTGGTATCCTGGTGAGTTAGCCGAATCAACCGATCCATTTGTTTTTCGCGATACTAGGGGGGTAAATATTTATGCCTATCCATTTGAGTATAATGCGGTGAAACAGGTGCTTCGAGTATACAAAAGTGTTAAGGTTGTTATTAAAGAAAATACCAAGAAATCGACAAACCCAATAAAAGTAAAACCTTCAAAGGTTGACGCTTCGGTTAATGAAATATACAAATCTTTATACATAAACTATTCAGATACAAAGTTTTCAAACCAGCTCGATGAGTTTGGCGATATGCTTGTAATTTACACCTCGCGCGATGCATCAGCAATTCAGCCATACATTGAATGGAAAAGGCAGAAAGGATTCAATGTTACCACTCAACAGGTATCAGCTGGTACAAATGTGAAATCGATAATTCAAAACGCTTATAGTGCAAACCCAAATCTACTTTATGTACAACTTGTTGGCGACTGGGCAGACATAAAATCTGATTTGGGCACAGGGCAAAATGCCCCCATGGATCCATATTTAGGGTGCGTATCAGGGAACGATTACTATCCAGAACTTATTATCGGTAGATTTTCAGCAAATAACTCATCTCAGGTTACAGTTCAGGTAAATAAGGCTATAAACTACGAGAAGAATCCTGACATGAGTGGGACGTGGTATAAAGCAACTTTAGGAATGGCTAGAAATGAGGGAGCAGGTGCTGGTGATGATTCTGAAGGTGACGACCAACATATGGAAAACATCAGGTTAAGGTTACTATCACCTTCATATAACTACACTACTTTTTATAGGGAGTATGATGGAAACAGTTCGTATGTTTCATCAAATACTACTGCCTCAATAATTTCAAGTAGAATAAATTCAGGTGTTAGTGTGTTGAACTACTGTAACCATGGATTAGAAACAGGATGGAGTGTTGGAAACTATTCGTCAAGTGATGTTGTAAACTTGTCAAATGGAAATAAACTACCTGTTATTTTTTCTGTGGCTTGTGTAGTTGGTAAATTTCATAGAACAGGTGGCGATTGCTTTGCGGAAACCTGGCTTAAGAAAGAGAACGGGGGTGCTGTAGCTACTATCATGTCAACCATTAACCAACCCTGGCAACCCCCTATGCGTGGTCAGGATTACTTTAACGATATTCTTATAGGCGGTTACAATTATTCATCTAATCCTGGTAACGGAACTAGCACTACAGCTAGTGATAAAAGAACTACATTTGGTTCAATTACCTTTAATGGTGATGTGCTAATGCTCGCTGAGCAGTATACTAATACAGATACTCGTGAAACCTTCCAAACCTGGACTATCTTTGGTGATGCATCACTTCAGATTAGAACCAATACTCCAAGCGCCTTGTCAGTTACTGCTGGCGATGTAACAGGCAGTCCTTACACAGTAACAGTTAAATCTAATGGTTCTCCTGTTCAAAATGCTTTAGTAGCTTTATATCAAAATGGAAATACTTACAGAGCATTCACAAACTCACAGGGTGTTGCGTCTATTACTCATTCGCTTTCAAGTGGCAGTGCTACTTTAACTGTAACTGGCTACAACTTAGGAACCTATCAGGGAACTGTAAATGTGGGCACTTCAGGTACCGCTCCTGCTACTCCTAGTGGGTTGTCAACTTCAAACATCACCACAAACAGTGCGAAACTTAGCTGGAGCGCTGTTAGCGGGGCAACCTCGTACGATGTTCAGATCAGGCCTCAGGGCGGGTCATACTCAACCTATAACGTTACAACAAACTCGTACAACGCAAGCGGCCTTTCTGCCAACACCACTTATGAGTGGCACGTAAGGGCTAAGAACTCCTATGGCACGAGTAGCTACTCTTCTATCAAGTCGTTCACCACACAGGCGAACCCAACGGGTGTTAGCTTGCCATACTCGCAAAGCTTCAGCAGCTCAAGCCTACCAAGCGGATGGACAACACAAAACACTGGTAGTGGCATAACCGAGCGCTGGAGCGTTTCCAACAGCAACAAGGCTGGCGGTTCTGCATACGAGATGAAGTGCAGCTACCAGAATGTAAACCCAGGCACCACCCGCCTGATTACACCTGCCATCAACACCGTTGGCAAGAGCCAGATCACCCTTACCTTCAAGCACATGTTCGATGCCTATAGCTCAGGTGCTACGCTACGCGTTCAAACCTCGAACGATAAGTCCAGCTGGACCAACACCACATGGTCAAAGAGCACCTCTACATCAAACATTACCGCCCGTACCGAAACAGTTACCATTACAACCAACCTGAACTCATCAACCACCTACATAGCCTTTGTGGTTGAGGGTAACATCTACAACATCGACTACTGGTACATTGATGACGTATCCGTAACCGCTGGTAGCGCAGCTTCAACCCCAACCGTAACAACGGGAAGCGTTAGCAACGTAACCTCAAGCTCGGCTACCGTTAGCGGTAATGTAACATCGGACGGAGGCGCAAGCGTAACAGCACGTGGTATATGCTACAGCACATCGCAGAACCCAACCATTTCGAATAGCAAGGTGGCAAGCGGTTCGGGTACTGGCTCGTTCAGCGCAACCCTAACAGGGCTATCGCCCAACACCACCTACTATGCAAGGGCATATGCAACCAACGCCCAGGGCACATCATACGGTAGCCAGGTTAGCTTTACTACTGAAAGCGGCTCGTCGGTAAGCTACTGTACTTCAAAGGGCAAAAACTCCAGCTACGAGTGGATTGACCTGGTTCAGTTTGCAGGAATTAACCGTACATCGGGCAATGATGGTGGCTACAAGGATATGACCAGCATGCAGGCCACTGTTAATCCGGGCTCATCGTATACAATCTACATAAGCGCAGGATTCAGTAGCAGCTCATATACCGAGTATTGGGCCATCTGGATTGACTTTAACCACAATGGAACATTTGAGGACTCCGAAAAGGTGGTTTCAGGCTCATCGTCAAGTAGCAGCACGCTATCGGCAACTGTAAGCATACCATCAACTGCAACGCTTGGCGTAACCCGCATGCGCGTGAGCATGAAGTATAACGCTGCACCAACCGCTTGCGAAACATTTACCTACGGTGAGGTTGAGGATTACAGCGTGAATATTACAAGTCGTAGGTCCGACGATACTAATCCAACAATATTTGCTGATGAGCTAGGAAATGAAAATCCTGAGATTATATCTCTATTCCCAAATCCAGCAAATAGTATCTTAAATGTAAGAGTTAAAGGTTTAGTTGGCGACCTTCCTGTAAGAATTTTTGATATACAAGGACGTTTAGTTAAGGAAACTTCAACTCAAGGTGATGTACAAACTATTGATGTTTCGAACCTAAGCAGTGGTATATATATAATTGAAGTTCTAGATGAAAGGGAGCCTTTAAGAAAGCAGTTTATAAAGCAATAG